AATTTTACAATCAATGCAAAAAAAACCTACGCAAGTTTTCTATTTACATCGTCTGGAtaattttcattgtttattCACCAGTCTGTTCCAGTTATATTTCTTAATATCGTGATTTTTAACTTGCAAAGATATCATGTATTGAACCAATCAGCAATGAGCAAGTATTATGTATTGATAATTTGTTCTGTATCAGGCCGAACCAGTCAGTGCAGTCTACGAGCTACTCTTTTATAATAGAATAGATACTGTCATGCTCTGCATTAACTAATTATGTTTCTGCATATTGCTACGACCTTGGTATTAAGCGTTTGATGACGAGAAGGAATAGGTGACGTTTTAGTTATACCACCTTTGGTCAAATCGCCAACAAAATGACAGCAGATTTTGGTATGTTTTTTGCGCTCATGAAATATGTTATCTACTGCAATATGCAGAGCTGTTTGCTGTCACAGTAAAACTTCTTACTTCGCACATGAAGAATGtagaaattgtaaatatgttcGTAAGGCCTTCAATTGAATGCACACGAAGAAAAAGCCAAaattcttcttccttccctcATCCTTAGGCATCAGATGCGCCAGAAATTTTGGCTACATGGGCACTAATTCAAtatcttcccttctttttaaggagcactatatatatatatatatattatttatttatttattgacaaccaaatatatcaaaagcattaacataaaataaaacaagCTTTGTGAAGCTCACACCAGCTACCATGTGGCTGTGCCACTTCCTTCGATGTCTAGAGCTACGTTGGTGTTAGAGGTATACAACAGCACTACTCTTTAAATTGTGGGCTGCTATCCACCCCCAGTTTCCAGCCGCCTACTGTCCAGTCCTTAGCAAGGATGAGGTTTTAAGTAGTGTAGAACCTTGACAGCAGCATTGTAGTTAATCGTAGTGGGTGTTTGCACACTACAAAAGACTCAAAACAAcgacaaaaacaaaagatacaTCTGGATGATAATCTACTATAAGAAACCATTTGCAGAATGTTAACCGCCCGCAAATCATGTCGATCTGAgaataaattgaaaaatgatattgttATTTGATGAACATACTGAAGTCCGTAAGGATGCAAAAGTTaactttctgaaattttctaGTTTACAAAGCTTTACTTATCATTTAGTTGTGACCAGAGGCAACAAATTCTTTCCCTTACAAGCACCTTTTGTTAGCTTGTATAAGAGAGCAAGTTCTATATGCCACTCTTTGTATATAACGAGCATATACCAAACGTGGACTCTACTATCAATATGCATACTTACTTTTATGCCGAAACAttacatgtgcatgtgcatatgcatgtgaTACAAATATGTACGAAATAACAAACAAGTATGAGATagtgtgtatgagataacaaaagactTGTGAGATCATGAGATAACgaatagatgtatgagacaatgtttattagataacaaaaaatttatgagaaaatgagataacGGACGAATGTATGAGTTAATAAAATGTTTATGAAGTAATagaatatttatgagataatgagacagcactaaacataaataaatatgggatattgtttatgagataataaaatattaatgaaatagTGAGATAACGGTATGAGGGTACAAAAAAACGGTTTTTCGCTGCCAGTGATGTGGCTGTATAATATCGGGTGCCCATGCGGTGACGCTTGGCGCTAACCTACTTCTTTTTGGACATGtaagaaattttaaattaattttattttgacgAAATAgacaaacaaactttttatattgatatgtaCAGTGTCGCTGTTGCACTTTTTTATATAACCAATCTGATAATAATGTCTAAGGATTGTGACCGTTTGATTGCTCGGAAGGGTAAGTAACCAAAAATTATGAAGTGATTATAAAGAAACAACATTTTCAAGATTAACAatagaaaaatgacattttgccTATCTGGTAATCAATAAGTCaagcaaccaaaagaaaaaaacttcatCAATAGTGAGTACTCCGAAATAAAAAATCTGCTCCTGCATGAATTTACCTTACGTTGAATCTCTATTTTCAAAGTTAATGGGAATCAATGGTACACCAAAAGGTAATATTTGAAAACAAGCCAGCGGAAACAAGGAAGATCGATATCACGTGTATATACAGCAACCAAAGAGTTTATTTATACCTTGGTTCTTCGAACTAAGTTGAATGTAAGCTGTAAATCGATCGGTTAGAAATGAGCTGCCATTACACGTCAATTCCTTCCTTCGAGGAAAGTCTTACGGTTCATGCTACATAAGTTAGCATCTGCAAATAATGCAAGAATACTACGAAAGTTTCATGTTTTGTTATGATCTTCTGGATAATGTTTATTACGTTTTCTCTTGAAAATCATACCAGTCCGTTCCAGATGAGATTTGGAACATGCAGATATATGTTCGTATCTAAATAGGGAGTAAATCAAACGAGAAAGAGACACATAGTGGTACTTTCGCATAAATCTAGGCTGTTTGGGCTAGCTGGACCATGTACaacaaatttctttcttttctttgtctttttcacGATCCTTTTACCAAAAGGAGATCTGATGTACTTTAGGAAAAGTTAATTTTCTTCAGCTTCAAAAGAACTTTAACTACTTGAATTAAAGAACTATTCAACACGTATcgcttttttttcatatttgatcaacttaaaaatgaagataattaATTACATTTGGCGGTCTCATTAAATTAATGTCTTATTTCAAGAATCATTATGccattaaatataaaatacgAAGTGGCAGGGCCTTTCATATTGGGATTATCCTTTTACGCAGCTATATATTTGAAGAATATTGTGTTTAAGGTTCATTCTCTTTTctcaaataaataatattttcaagatattgCTTTTATATATGAAGTAACTAAACTGTGttttcaacaatatatatatatatatatatatgtgtgtgtgtgtccgagaaagaaagagagagagagaacataagggaaagaggaaagagggagggacaAAAACCGGTTTACTTAGCCTCGAGAATGACACACTTAATCTAAAAATCAACATTCCTCAATACAATTATGATAGCTCCTTGAGTACCTTACTATAGCACGTCACCCAACACAAACGGTTGCGCTAACACaaagggagagacagagagagagattgagtgCTTTCTTGATCCCACAAAAATGGTACCAAATGACATTATATAACTAGCATCATACTATGTTCAGTATACCAAACGCAGGTCTGTACTCCATGCAATGCTATTCCTacccaaacaaaaaaagtgGGGATAACTTTTCTCcgtcttctcatgaattttccACATCAGAAGTGCGTGGAGTCTGCCCTTGATGAACAATCATTCTCCATCGTTTAAATAAAGGGCGTGCAGTTTCGTTCCAAATGCACAACATTGTCAACGTTACCTGGACACGAAAAGGAACAAGACAAAAGGCAATCGGGAACAGGGAACTAAATCGACATGCTTAGGTTTTGATTAGTGGTGAAGCTAGAAATTCGAGTCACCGGAgcacacatatataaacatttaATTTGAGGGGTTTCAGGACTGTCGTCCAAGGAGCTTCAAAGCTCTAGATCTGACAATAAACTTTGTCATTGAAGtgtaaaaagaatgaaagtaaaGAATAAAGAGTTAAAGGTGGGTGCAATAATTCCTAGTCCATGGAAAGCCTCCATCCGTCGATCTTAACTGATAGCAGGACACCCATTCAATGTTTTTATGCTATTAACTTGGTCCTTAGAATGGTTGCAAAATTACTATTACTAGCATTAAATCTGCATCTGATTATGGTAGATGGTTTTATCAATTTCCTTTGTGATTGCAAAATTATTATCGAGATTATCTTCGCAATCTCCTTATTCATCGTGATCTTCTTTGCATCATTTTTCTTAAGAATTGCAACATAACGACTTGTCTTAATGATGCATGACTATCATTTTCATCATTCCTCAAACCGGACGTCAATGCAAAGAGTCCAAGATTGTTGTAGAGATTTCTAAAAGTGAATTGGGTTATTGCTTCGATGAAGGCAACAAACACTTGGTCGAGCCCCTGTTCTTTTTCAACAAGCGGCTTTGTTCTTCATATCGCaggttcatcatcatcttttggCAAGTCAGAAGGGGCCTCTGCACCTGTGGTTCCACCACTAATGTCGAAAGTGCTCCAAAACTCCGGATCTGACAATAACTTCTCCCATTCAAGTTCCCCCTGATCTGTAGGACCAGTTGTCGCTTGATGAGGCAACTCTCTCCCATCTAAGTCGAGCAATATTTCGGGAAGCCATTCAAGTTCGGCTGGAGTAGGAGCTGTTGTTGCTTGAAGAGGGAATTCTTTGCCATCTAAGTCGAACAATATTTCAGGAAGCAATAATGCTTCTTCTCCAGTTTGATGAGGTGCCTCgagttctcctcctcctcctcttccaatTTCTACCCCTCTTCCTTGAATGCTGAATGGGTCGAACCAGCTAGAGAAGCAGAACTGTTCTTCTGTAAAGTAATCTGCAGGCTCTTCTGTTGTGGGCACCTGCTGCGTCTTGAACCAGTGCGGTGCTTTCACGGTAGGCCTGTAAGCTTGCGGCTTCACGACGACAACGGAAGGGATTGGCGGCGCTTCCTTTGGCCGTTGATAGGTCACCATTTTCTTACACAAGTGAGAGTTCCATCGATTTTTTATGTCGTTGGCCGTCCTTCCCAGCATTCTCCCAGCAATCAACGACCATCTTATTCATCACACACTCGTAAGAAAATGTCAGTAGAATAGTATATTCTTAGCTTTGGTTGAGTAAGCTCGtctttaattaaataaaatgagaCGCAAGACAAAAAATGATAACTTTATTTAACTTTTATGAATTTGAGTGCACTTTAATTTTGTCTAATAGTCAGGCGCATCTTCCCCCCACTGGTAAGTTTTGAAGAGGAAATAGGTAAACGAATTTGATACTCAGGCTTCAATTCTTCCCTTGGCATTACTATAGTCCCGTCCTTAATTGAATGAATGTTCTGTGCAAAAGTACTCATGCCCACCTCTTAACTTTTTCAAAACTGATTTTAGAAATTGTGCACAGTGAGTAAAGCAGGAACCGAATGCCATGTCCATGTTATGAGAGGCAAATTTAGGATGCTTAGGAAGTAAAATAGAAACACAGAGAAGGTGAAGGGAAATGAGAGGTTAAAGACGTGCAACAGACAAAGAATGGGGGAAAAGGAGAACTGGTTGTGTAAGTGGACACCTGTTCCCGAGAAGCCTTTGGATTCTGATTATGAGATCATCCTCATCCGGTGCAAAAGGGCCACGGTTGATGTTGGGGCTAAGATAGTTTAACCACCTCAATCTGCAGCTCTTACGGCATCTGTTCAGCCCTGATCAACATTAATATAATTGAGTCAATATGCAGCAATTCGGTACTTTGATCTTTTCAGTATTTCATGCTTAATTTACTTCTGTGTTGCATGTTCAATGCATGCATATTGCTCGGAATGCAGTACTGCCATGTGATGTGGCTTGTGTACCCTTCTTTTCTTGACTTTTAATACTGTTAAAAATTGCATGCTTCCGTTTCTTTATtattagaaagagaaaagaaagaaaggagatggaACGTCCAGATCATGTGCATGGAATCGTCTGAATCGCGAGGAAGTGACTACGAACTAGCGGACATCTCATTGAATTAAGCACTTATATACTCAAGTACTCGACCCACGAGGTCTATGTAAAGTATGTTCGTGATGCTGAATTCCAGTACATCACAGGCATATTGCTGAGTCTGGCCAGTTGGAGAACGGGGTCAGATATAGTGGTCAAGAGGAACTAGGTATAAACTTTCCAAATTGTAAGGAACGACAATATGACAATAGTAAgactttttttgtttgggttTGTATGGAAATTTGGTGCAATGCCTCTGCCCCGAGTCGTGTATTGTCACCTACTGAAGTGCATCAGTTCGTGCCGAAAACCATAGTCGGATAACTAAATCAACACGCTTGAAGAAGACGCAGGAAGAAAGACGCACAGAGATCTATAGATAGGAGAAAGAAGATGTGGCGCAAGTTCCAACGTGAGTGGGAATCTGTAGCAAAGCATATTGATGGGTTTGGCAGAAGCCACAACCGTCCGAGCAAATATCGACGATGCATGCAAATAATGTTCATGGGCTTTTCCCAAAAAATGCAAGCAGGGAAGAGTTATCATTAGGTATCCCAATAGAGAGTTGAATATCATTATGTATCCCTGCCTGCTCTTGAAGGAACAAGGTGCCAATTCCCTTCACCGTACTTCTTGATGCATCTACGCAGCAGCACGTCCTCTTGCTCGCTCCAAGCTCCCCTTCGGATGCCTGCAGGATTAATGCAATGGCTGCTCGAGCTGCTGGCCATCTTCTTTTCACGCTTTGCCTACAGACTTCACCAGTGCAGTGCAAGGCTTCCTGGTGTGCGCCTTGGTTTTATATGGGCATATCGACGACGGGGAGGAAGGCATTTCCAAACCCATTCCACTTGTTTGGAATCATCTGGTGAAGTAAATGAAGAGGGCGACGTGCCATGGCGGTAACTAGGTGAGCGGACGACGCCATAACTTCCAATTTTTTGGCGTTAATTTGATCAGTGCGAGCCTTGACGTTAATCACTTGCTGTCGTTCCACGCCATCTTAATTTGGCCTTCTGTGACATCAGTGGATATCTGATTCTCATGTGACGTGAAAGAAAATCTCTCTTTGCGTTTTGTATGGTGCACCATGCTTCTCTGTTAGCCAACAATAGACATGCTTAAACAAGCTGTCTGTCGGTAATCTCTTCTTCGATCCCAATTACCAAGCGTCTTTTCTTCCTACCGACTTAATTGTAAAGCTTGACCAGCGGTGTCATCCATCGTTCTTGCAGTGTTCTACAGTTTTTAGTAACCAGGTTGCTGTTGCGCCAATTGAGTATtcgtttatttttcaaaaagaaattttcatttcatttttgccGTCATGGAAAGAGAGTCTTCTTTGTGAAGTGAAGGGGtactttgatcattttgagTGTAGAACATGCAACGAGCATGATGTTAGCCATTGTGTAGCTTTCTCCGGTTTATGGAGCACAATGACTTCCGTTTATGACAAAGGGGCGACTGATGGGATCACGTTTCCCTCGAGTGGATCTCATTAAGTGCATGTAACAGGCTGGATGTAGATTGCTGATGTGTTAGAATTTAAATCTTCTTACTCTGTGCGCTGCATGCTCAACCAGCGGTCCGCTTCGATCGGCTGTTCCAGTTGGATAAAATGGTGGTGCAACATTGTAgttgatgtgggcaattgtTTTCACTAACCTACAAAATTTACTTCATTAAAATATAGAAACTTCACAAGTTTTCAGTTTTTGACATATGAATGCTAtttaaaagattgaaatttaaatttagagtgcccttcaaccaaaaatttctggctagaGCCATGTGTTGGACATATAGAGATAACAATGAGTCGTTGTTAAACAACATTTTTCCAGctttaacaaaaaattgttaAGGGATCTGGGTGAGCAGCTGCTCAAATGTTGATCCATTCTTCATCTCCGATCGTCACATGTCAAAGTTGGCAGCTTtctattaagtttttttttggaacttccATTAAAATGTTGACTTTAAGAGTTATTTGACAGCAATAACAAGTTGTTACTGTTTTATCTTATGACCCTACTctaaaaattgaagtagataGATTCATATAAGGCATGTTGATAGAATAATAATAACTTGTTAGTATTGCCAAACGGATCTTAAAAGATGAATTGTGTGTTATGGGTTGATGGGGGAGGATGTGAAGGTAGGCGTCTCCTCATTTCCAAGCTGCACATCATATTGACTAGCAAAAGTGGTgaagccatgattttttttttttggcaggtCACATCCCCTTCTGTGTCACACGGTAGTATGGTTGGAAGCTAAAATGCATCACTCTAAATAAATAATCTATAGGAAGTGGACAAAATCCTCCTCTGCAACAGCGATCCATGCAAGTCGAAAGCGAGAGATCGACGGTCCTCCTAAATTAATTTGACGGGCGAGAGATGTTGGGTGGGGAACGTCTATCAAAGGCGGAGACGGAGGCTTGGGTCCATAGTTGACGATGATGAGATCAGCCGAAAAGATGCGCAACATGCGACCGCTCGCCGGAGTAATTTCCTGACGTATAAGTGCTCTCAGAAGACGATTCTCGAGAACCAGAGCGTCCCCCTCAC
Above is a window of Nymphaea colorata isolate Beijing-Zhang1983 chromosome 8, ASM883128v2, whole genome shotgun sequence DNA encoding:
- the LOC126410337 gene encoding transcription factor MYB1-like encodes the protein MASSSSSHCINPAGIRRGAWSEQEDVLLRRCIKKYGEGNWHLVPSRAGLNRCRKSCRLRWLNYLSPNINRGPFAPDEDDLIIRIQRLLGNRWSLIAGRMLGRTANDIKNRWNSHLCKKMVTYQRPKEAPPIPSVVVVKPQAYRPTVKAPHWFKTQQVPTTEEPADYFTEEQFCFSSWFDPFSIQGRGVEIGRGGGGELEAPHQTGEEALLLPEILFDLDGKEFPLQATTAPTPAELEWLPEILLDLDGRELPHQATTGPTDQGELEWEKLLSDPEFWSTFDISGGTTGAEAPSDLPKDDDEPAI